The segment CAATTTTTGCTGCCATTCCAGCTATTGGCTTTGGTATGGTTTTTAATGTTCCTAAACACACACTTATGTATTGTGGTTTTGGTGGAGCAATTGCATATACTTCAAGAACTATTTTAATGGATATAAATTTTAGTATTGAACTTGCAACATTTTTAGCTTCTACAATTGTAGGTTTAGTTGCTTTATATTGGTCAAGAAAATATATTATTCCAAGACCTGTTTATACGATTGCTTCAATTATACCTTTGATTCCTGGAACATATGCTTTTAATGCTGTTATAAATCTTATAAATATGAGTGCCCATGGAGTTAA is part of the Arcobacter arenosus genome and harbors:
- a CDS encoding threonine/serine exporter family protein yields the protein MGTELINYIINAIFAAIPAIGFGMVFNVPKHTLMYCGFGGAIAYTSRTILMDINFSIELATFLASTIVGLVALYWSRKYIIPRPVYTIASIIPLIPGTYAFNAVINLINMSAHGVNPELITIFVENGLKTITILGGIGFGLAIPSIYFMRYNRPIA